TTTCTGAGAGGTTATGCTGGAAAACATTGTGAAGACACGTGGTGAAGACACCTGCATGGGTTTCTGGAAAAGTTTACTTCTTGGTTTCAATAGTCCCACTGCATCGGCGGTGGCAGTGGCAGGGCGATCGCTGGAGGTACCGGATCAAGGCCATGGGGAGGTGTACACCTCCGATGCGGCCACGGATTCCCGCATTTTCTTCAGCACCGATCGCACCCTCGATCTCTATGAATTGGAAGAACTCTGTAGTTCTGTGGGTTGGTCCCGTCGGCCTCTGCGTAAGGTCAGGAAAGCCCTTCAGAACAGTTTTCTGGTGGTGTCCATGTGGGAACAACGGGGAAAGCGCCGCCGTTTAATTGGATTTGCGCGGGCTACCTCAGATCATGCCTTTAATGCAACCATTTGGGATGTTGTAGTGCGCCCCTCGTCCCAGGGTCAAGGTCTGGGCAAAGCCTTGATGCAACATACCATCAAGAAGCTCCGCAACGAGGATATTAGTAATATCACCTTGTTTGCGGATCCCCATGTGGTCCAGTTTTATGAGGGTCTGGGGTTTAACCCTGACCCGGAAGGCATTAAAGGGATGTTTTGGTATCCCGACTAGGAACGGGCTGATAAAGTCAGCGCCAACGCTACGGTTAGCTAGACCAGGGGCGTACTCCAGACAGGGGGCGTACTCTAGACAAGGGGCGTAC
This region of Prochlorothrix hollandica PCC 9006 = CALU 1027 genomic DNA includes:
- a CDS encoding GNAT family N-acetyltransferase, which gives rise to MGFWKSLLLGFNSPTASAVAVAGRSLEVPDQGHGEVYTSDAATDSRIFFSTDRTLDLYELEELCSSVGWSRRPLRKVRKALQNSFLVVSMWEQRGKRRRLIGFARATSDHAFNATIWDVVVRPSSQGQGLGKALMQHTIKKLRNEDISNITLFADPHVVQFYEGLGFNPDPEGIKGMFWYPD